Proteins encoded by one window of Papio anubis isolate 15944 chromosome 7, Panubis1.0, whole genome shotgun sequence:
- the ARHGEF40 gene encoding rho guanine nucleotide exchange factor 40 isoform X4: MEPEPVEDCVQSTLAALYPPFEATAPTLLGQVFQVVERTYREDALRYTLDFLVPAKHLLAKVQQEACAQYSGFLFFHEGWPLCLHEQVVVQLAALPWQLLRPGDFYLQVVPSAAQAPRLALKCLAPGGGRVQEIPVPNEACAYLFTPEWLQGINKDRPTGRLSTCLLSAPSGIQRLPWAELICPRFVHKEGLMVGHQPSTLPPELPSGPPGLPSPPLPEEALGTRSPGDGHNAPVEGPEGEYVELLEVTLPVRGSPADAEGSPGPSRVRTVPTRKGAGGKGRHRRHRAWVHQKGLGPRDQDGARPPGEGSSTGASPESPPGAEAVPEAAVLEVSEPPAEAVGEASESCPLRPGELRGGGGGQGAEGPPGTPRRTGKGNRRKKRAAGRGALSRGGDSAPLSPGDKEEASHQEALGNLPSPSEHKLPECSLVKEEYEGSGKPDSEPKEFKTAGEKEPQPSEACGPTEEGAREREQEGPGLVCMAGHAGPEGLLSDTPTPLLETVQEGKADSIPEEALPVSISDDPDVAWDLMASGFFILTGGVDQSGRALLTITPPCPPEEPPPSRDMLNTTLHYLHSLLRPDLQTLGLSVLLDLRQAPSLPPALITVLSQLQDSGDPPLVQRLLILTHDDLPSELCGFQGAEVLSENDLKRVTAPEELQWELGGHRDPSPSHWVEIHQEVVRLCRLCQGVLGSVRQAIEELEGAAEPEEEEAVGMPKPLQKVLADPRLTALQRDGGAILMRLRSTHSSKLEGQGPATLYQEVDEAIHQLVRLSNLHVQHQEQRQCLRRLQQVLQWLSGPGEEQLASFAVPGDTLSALQETELRFRAFSAEVQERLAQAREALALEENATSQKVLDIFEQRLEQVESGLHRALRLQRFFQQAHEWVDEGFARLAGAGPGREAVLAALALRRAPEPSAGTFQEMRALALDLGNPAALREWGRCRARCQELERRIQQHLGEEASPRGYRRRRADSASSGGAQWGPHSPSPSLSSLLLPSSPGPRAAPSHCSLAPCGEDYEEEGPELAPEAEGRPPRAVLIRGLEVTSTEVVDRTCSPREHVLLGRAAGPDGPWGVGTPRMERKRSISAQQRLVSELIACEQDYVATLSEPVPPPGPELTPELRGTWAAALSARERLRSFHRTHFLRELQGCATHPLRIGACFLRHGDQFSLYAQYVKHRHKLENGLAVLSPSSKGSMEAGPYLPRALQQPLEQLARYGRLLEELLREAGPELSSERQALGAAVQLLREQEARGRDLLAVEAVRGCEIDLKEQGQLLHRDPFTVICGRKKCLRHVFLFEHLLLFSKLKGPEGGSEMFVYKQAFKTADMGLTENIGDSGLCFELWFRRRRAREAYTLQATSPEIKLKWTSSIAQLLWRQAAHNKELRVQQMVSMGIGNKPFLDIKALGERTLSALLTGRAPETLDSSGDVSPGPRNSPSLQPPNPGSSTPTLASRGILGLSRQSHARALSDPTTPL; the protein is encoded by the exons ATG GAGCCTGAGCCAGTGGAGGACTGTGTGCAGAGCACTCTCGCCGCCCTGTATCCACCCTTTGAGGCAACAGCCCCTACCCTGTTGGGCCAGGTGTTCCAGGTGGTGGAGAGGACTTATCGGGAGGACGCACTGAGGTACACGCTGGACTTCCTGGTACCAGCCAAGCACCTGCTTGCCAAGGTCCAGCAGGAAGCCTGT GCCCAGTACAGTGGATTCCTCTTCTTCCATGAGGGGTGGCCGCTCTGCCTGCATGAACAGGTGGTGGTGCAGCTAGCTGCCCTACCCTGGCAACTGCTGCGCCCAGGAGACTTCTATCTGCAAGTGGTGCCCTCAGCTGCCCAGGCACCACGACTAGCACTCAAGTGTCTGGCCCCTGGGGGTGGGCGGGTGCAGGAGATTCCTGTGCCCAATGAGGCCTGTGCCTACCTATTCACACCTGAGTGGCTACAAGGCATCAACAAGGACCGGCCAACAGGTCGCCTCAGTACCTGCCTACTGTCTGCGCCCTCAGGGATTCAGCGGCTGCCCTGGGCTGAGCTCATCTGCCCACGATTTGTGCACAAAGAGGGCCTCATGGTCGGACATCAGCCAAGTACGCTGCCCCCAGAACTGCCCTCTGGACCTCCAGGGCTTCCCAGCCCTCCACTTCCTGAGGAGGCGCTGGGTACCCGGAGTCCTGGGGATGGGCACAATGCCCCTGTGGAAGGACCTGAGGGCGAGTACGTGGAGCTGTTGGAGGTGACGCTGCCTGTGAGGGGGAGCCCAGCAGATGCTGAAGGCTCCCCGGGCCCCTCCAGAGTACGGACAGTACCCACTCGCAAGGGTGCTGGAGGGAAGGGCCGCCACCGGAGACACCGGGCGTGGGTGCACCAGAAGGGCCTGGGACCTCGGGACCAGGATGGAGCACGCCCACCCGGCGAGGGGAGCAGCACTGGAGCCTCCCCTGAGTCTCCCCCAGGAGCTGAGGCTGTCCCAGAGGCAGCAGTCTTAGAGGTGTCTGAGCCCCCAGCAGAGGCCGTGGGAGAAGCCTCTGAATCTTGCCCCCTGAGGCCCGGGGAGcttagaggaggaggaggaggccagggAGCTGAAGGACCACCTGGTACCCCTCGGAGAACaggcaaaggaaacagaagaaagaagcgAGCTGCAGGCAGAGGGGCTCTTAGCCGAGGAGGGGACAGTGCCCCACTGAGCCCTGGGGATAAGGAAGAGGCCAGCCACCAAGAAGCCCTTGGCAATCTGCCCTCACCAAGTGAGCACAAGCTTCCAGAATGCAGCCTGGTTAAGGAGGAATATGAAGGCTCAGGGAAGCCAGACTCTGAGCCCAAAGAGTTCAAAACAGCAGGCGAGAAAGAGCCTCAGCCCTCTGAAGCCTGTGGGCCTACAGAAGAGGgtgccagagagagagagcaggaggggCCAGGCCTCGTGTGTATGGCAG GACACGCAGGCCCAGAAGGCCTCCTGTCTGACACTCCAACACCTCTGCTGGAGACTGTGCAGGAAGGAAAAGCGGACAGCATTCCAGAAGAGGCCCTTCCAGTCTCCATCTCTGATGACCCTGATGTGGCTTGGGACTTGATGGCATCTGGATTCTTCATCCTGACAG GAGGGGTGGACCAGAGTGGGCGAGCTCTGCTGACCATTACCCCACCGTGCCCTCCTGAGGAGCCCCCACCCTCCCGAGACATGCTGAACACAACTCTTCATTACCTCCACTCACTGCTCAG GCCTGATCTACAGACACTGGGGCTCTCCGTCCTGCTGGACCTTCGCCAGGCACCTTCACTGCCTCCAGCACTCATTACTGTCTTGAGCCAACTTCAG gactcaggagatcctcccCTCGTTCAGCGGCTGCTGATTCTCACTCACGATGACCTTCCAAGTGAACTCTGTGGATTTCAG GGTGCTGAGGTGCTGTCAGAGAATGATCTGAAAAGAGTGACCGCGCCAGAGGAGCTGCAGTGGGAGTTAGGAGGTCACAGGGACCCCTCTCCCAGTCACTGGGTAGAGATACACCAG GAAGTGGTAAGGCTATGCCGCCTGTGCCAAGGTGTGCTGGGCTCAGTACGGCAGGCCATTGAGGAGCTGGAGGGAGCAGCAGAGCCAGAGGAAGAG GAGGCAGTGGGAATGCCCAAGCCCCTGCAGAAGGTGCTGGCAGATCCCCGGCTGACGGCACTGCAGAGGGATGGGGGGGCCATCCTGATGAGGCTGCGCTCCACTCACAGCAGCAA ACTGGAGGGCCAAGGCCCAGCTACACTGTATCAGGAAGTGGACGAGGCCATTCACCAGCTCGTGCGCCTCTCCAACCTACACGTGCAGCATCAAGAGCAGCGGCAGTGCCTGCGGCGACTCCAGCAG GTGTTGCAGTGGCTCTCGGGCCCAGGGGAGGAACAGCTGGCAAGCTTTGCTGTGCCCGGGGACACCTTGTCTGCCCTGCAGGAGACAGAGCTGCGATTCCGGGCTTTCAGCGCTGAGGTCCAG GAGCGCCTGGCCCAGGCACGGGAGGCCCTGGCTCTGGAGGAGAATGCCACCTCCCAGAAGGTGCTGGATATCTTTGAACAGCGGCTGGAACAGGTTGAGAGTGGCCTCCATCGGGCCCTGCGGCTACAGCGCTTCTTCCAGCAG GCACATGAATGGGTAGATGAGGGCTTTGCTCGACTGGCAGGAGCTGGGCCGGGTCGGGAGGCTGTGCTGGCTGCACTGGCCCTGCGGCGGGCCCCAGAGCCCAGTGCCGGCACCTTCCAGGAGATGCGGGCCCTGGCCCTGGACCTGGGCAACCCAGCAGCCCTGCGAGAATGGGGCCGCTGCCGGGCCCGCTGCCAAGAGCTGGAGAGGAGGATTCAGCAACACCTGGGAGAGGAGGCGAGCCCACGGGGCTACCGACGACGGCGGGCAGACAGTGCCAGCAGTGGAGGGGCCCAGTGGGGCCCCCACAGCCCCTCACCCAGCCTCAGCTCCTTGCTGCTCCCCAGCAGCCCTGGGCCACGGGCAGCCCCATCCCATTGCTCCTTGGCCCCATGTGGAGAGGACTATGAGGAGGAAGGCCCTGAGCTGGCTCCAGAAGCAGAGGGCAGGCCCCCACGGGCTGTGCTGATTCGAGGCCTGGAGGTCACCAGCACTGAGGTGGTAGACAGGACGTGCTCACCGCGGGAACACGTGCTGCTGGGCCGGGCAGCGGGGCCAGACGGACCCTGGGGAGTAGGCACCCCCCGGATGGAGCGCAAGCGGAGCATCAG TGCCCAGCAGCGTCTGGTGTCTGAGCTGATTGCCTGTGAACAAGATTACGTGGCCACCTTGAGTGAACCAGTGCCACCCCCTGGGCCTGAGCTGACTCCTGAACTTCGGGGCACTTGGGCTGCTGCCCTGAGTGCCCGGGAAAGGCTTCGCAGCTTCCACCGGACACACTTTCTGCGGGAGCTTCAGGGCTGCGCCACCCACCCCCTACGCATTGGGGCCTGCTTCCTTCGCCAT GGGGACCAGTTCAGCCTTTATGCACAGTACGTGAAGCACCGACACAAACTGGAGAATGGTCTGGCTGTGCTCAGTCCCTCAAGCAAG GGCTCCATGGAGGCCGGACCTTACCTGCCCCGAGCCCTGCAACAGCCTCTGGAACAGCTGGCTCGGTATGGGCGGCTCCTGGAGGAGCTCCTGAGGGAAGCTGGGCCTGAGCTGAGTTCTGAGCGCCAGGCCCTTGGGGCTGCTGTACAGCTGCTTCGGGAACAAGAGGCCCGTGGCAGAGACCTGCTGGCTGTGGAGGCGGTGCGTGGCTGTGAG ATAGATCTGAAGGAGCAGGGACAGCTCTTGCATCGAGACCCCTTCACTGTCATCTGTGGCCGAAAGAAGTGCCTTCGCCATGTCTTTCTCTTTGAGCATCTCCTCCTGTTCAGCAAGCTCAAGGGCCCTGAAGGAGGGTCAGAGATGTTTGTTTACAAGCAGGCCTTTAAG ACTGCTGACATGGGGCTGACAGAAAACATCGGGGACAGCGGACTCTGCTTCGAGTTGTGGTTTCGGCGGCGGCGTGCACGAGAGGCATATACTCTGCAGGCAACCTCACCAGAGATCAAACTCAAGTGGACAAGTTCTATTGCCCAGCTGCTGTGGAGACAGGCAGCCCACAACAAGG AGCTCCGAGTGCAGCAGATGGTGTCCATGGGCATTGGGAATAAACCCTTCCTGGACATCAAAGCCCTTGGGGAGCGGACGCTGAGTGCCCTGCTCACTGGAAGAG CCCCAGAAACACTTGACTCTTCTGGAGATGTGTCCCCAGGACCAAGAAACAGCCCCAGCCTGCAACCCCCCAACCCTGGAAGCAGCACTCCCACCCTGGCCAGTCGAGGGATCTTAGGGCTATCTCGGCAG AGCCATGCTCGAGCCCTGAGTGACCCCACCACGCCTCTGTGA
- the ARHGEF40 gene encoding rho guanine nucleotide exchange factor 40 isoform X3 — translation MEPEPVEDCVQSTLAALYPPFEATAPTLLGQVFQVVERTYREDALRYTLDFLVPAKHLLAKVQQEACAQYSGFLFFHEGWPLCLHEQVVVQLAALPWQLLRPGDFYLQVVPSAAQAPRLALKCLAPGGGRVQEIPVPNEACAYLFTPEWLQGINKDRPTGRLSTCLLSAPSGIQRLPWAELICPRFVHKEGLMVGHQPSTLPPELPSGPPGLPSPPLPEEALGTRSPGDGHNAPVEGPEGEYVELLEVTLPVRGSPADAEGSPGPSRVRTVPTRKGAGGKGRHRRHRAWVHQKGLGPRDQDGARPPGEGSSTGASPESPPGAEAVPEAAVLEVSEPPAEAVGEASESCPLRPGELRGGGGGQGAEGPPGTPRRTGKGNRRKKRAAGRGALSRGGDSAPLSPGDKEEASHQEALGNLPSPSEHKLPECSLVKEEYEGSGKPDSEPKEFKTAGEKEPQPSEACGPTEEGAREREQEGPGLVCMAGHAGPEGLLSDTPTPLLETVQEGKADSIPEEALPVSISDDPDVAWDLMASGFFILTGGVDQSGRALLTITPPCPPEEPPPSRDMLNTTLHYLHSLLRPDLQTLGLSVLLDLRQAPSLPPALITVLSQLQDSGDPPLVQRLLILTHDDLPSELCGFQGAEVLSENDLKRVTAPEELQWELGGHRDPSPSHWVEIHQEVVRLCRLCQGVLGSVRQAIEELEGAAEPEEEEAVGMPKPLQKVLADPRLTALQRDGGAILMRLRSTHSSKLEGQGPATLYQEVDEAIHQLVRLSNLHVQHQEQRQCLRRLQQVLQWLSGPGEEQLASFAVPGDTLSALQETELRFRAFSAEVQERLAQAREALALEENATSQKVLDIFEQRLEQVESGLHRALRLQRFFQQAHEWVDEGFARLAGAGPGREAVLAALALRRAPEPSAGTFQEMRALALDLGNPAALREWGRCRARCQELERRIQQHLGEEASPRGYRRRRADSASSGGAQWGPHSPSPSLSSLLLPSSPGPRAAPSHCSLAPCGEDYEEEGPELAPEAEGRPPRAVLIRGLEVTSTEVVDRTCSPREHVLLGRAAGPDGPWGVGTPRMERKRSISAQQRLVSELIACEQDYVATLSEPVPPPGPELTPELRGTWAAALSARERLRSFHRTHFLRELQGCATHPLRIGACFLRHGDQFSLYAQYVKHRHKLENGLAVLSPSSKGSMEAGPYLPRALQQPLEQLARYGRLLEELLREAGPELSSERQALGAAVQLLREQEARGRDLLAVEAVRGCEIDLKEQGQLLHRDPFTVICGRKKCLRHVFLFEHLLLFSKLKGPEGGSEMFVYKQAFKTADMGLTENIGDSGLCFELWFRRRRAREAYTLQATSPEIKLKWTSSIAQLLWRQAAHNKELRVQQMVSMGIGNKPFLDIKALGERTLSALLTGRASPSAPETLDSSGDVSPGPRNSPSLQPPNPGSSTPTLASRGILGLSRQSHARALSDPTTPL, via the exons ATG GAGCCTGAGCCAGTGGAGGACTGTGTGCAGAGCACTCTCGCCGCCCTGTATCCACCCTTTGAGGCAACAGCCCCTACCCTGTTGGGCCAGGTGTTCCAGGTGGTGGAGAGGACTTATCGGGAGGACGCACTGAGGTACACGCTGGACTTCCTGGTACCAGCCAAGCACCTGCTTGCCAAGGTCCAGCAGGAAGCCTGT GCCCAGTACAGTGGATTCCTCTTCTTCCATGAGGGGTGGCCGCTCTGCCTGCATGAACAGGTGGTGGTGCAGCTAGCTGCCCTACCCTGGCAACTGCTGCGCCCAGGAGACTTCTATCTGCAAGTGGTGCCCTCAGCTGCCCAGGCACCACGACTAGCACTCAAGTGTCTGGCCCCTGGGGGTGGGCGGGTGCAGGAGATTCCTGTGCCCAATGAGGCCTGTGCCTACCTATTCACACCTGAGTGGCTACAAGGCATCAACAAGGACCGGCCAACAGGTCGCCTCAGTACCTGCCTACTGTCTGCGCCCTCAGGGATTCAGCGGCTGCCCTGGGCTGAGCTCATCTGCCCACGATTTGTGCACAAAGAGGGCCTCATGGTCGGACATCAGCCAAGTACGCTGCCCCCAGAACTGCCCTCTGGACCTCCAGGGCTTCCCAGCCCTCCACTTCCTGAGGAGGCGCTGGGTACCCGGAGTCCTGGGGATGGGCACAATGCCCCTGTGGAAGGACCTGAGGGCGAGTACGTGGAGCTGTTGGAGGTGACGCTGCCTGTGAGGGGGAGCCCAGCAGATGCTGAAGGCTCCCCGGGCCCCTCCAGAGTACGGACAGTACCCACTCGCAAGGGTGCTGGAGGGAAGGGCCGCCACCGGAGACACCGGGCGTGGGTGCACCAGAAGGGCCTGGGACCTCGGGACCAGGATGGAGCACGCCCACCCGGCGAGGGGAGCAGCACTGGAGCCTCCCCTGAGTCTCCCCCAGGAGCTGAGGCTGTCCCAGAGGCAGCAGTCTTAGAGGTGTCTGAGCCCCCAGCAGAGGCCGTGGGAGAAGCCTCTGAATCTTGCCCCCTGAGGCCCGGGGAGcttagaggaggaggaggaggccagggAGCTGAAGGACCACCTGGTACCCCTCGGAGAACaggcaaaggaaacagaagaaagaagcgAGCTGCAGGCAGAGGGGCTCTTAGCCGAGGAGGGGACAGTGCCCCACTGAGCCCTGGGGATAAGGAAGAGGCCAGCCACCAAGAAGCCCTTGGCAATCTGCCCTCACCAAGTGAGCACAAGCTTCCAGAATGCAGCCTGGTTAAGGAGGAATATGAAGGCTCAGGGAAGCCAGACTCTGAGCCCAAAGAGTTCAAAACAGCAGGCGAGAAAGAGCCTCAGCCCTCTGAAGCCTGTGGGCCTACAGAAGAGGgtgccagagagagagagcaggaggggCCAGGCCTCGTGTGTATGGCAG GACACGCAGGCCCAGAAGGCCTCCTGTCTGACACTCCAACACCTCTGCTGGAGACTGTGCAGGAAGGAAAAGCGGACAGCATTCCAGAAGAGGCCCTTCCAGTCTCCATCTCTGATGACCCTGATGTGGCTTGGGACTTGATGGCATCTGGATTCTTCATCCTGACAG GAGGGGTGGACCAGAGTGGGCGAGCTCTGCTGACCATTACCCCACCGTGCCCTCCTGAGGAGCCCCCACCCTCCCGAGACATGCTGAACACAACTCTTCATTACCTCCACTCACTGCTCAG GCCTGATCTACAGACACTGGGGCTCTCCGTCCTGCTGGACCTTCGCCAGGCACCTTCACTGCCTCCAGCACTCATTACTGTCTTGAGCCAACTTCAG gactcaggagatcctcccCTCGTTCAGCGGCTGCTGATTCTCACTCACGATGACCTTCCAAGTGAACTCTGTGGATTTCAG GGTGCTGAGGTGCTGTCAGAGAATGATCTGAAAAGAGTGACCGCGCCAGAGGAGCTGCAGTGGGAGTTAGGAGGTCACAGGGACCCCTCTCCCAGTCACTGGGTAGAGATACACCAG GAAGTGGTAAGGCTATGCCGCCTGTGCCAAGGTGTGCTGGGCTCAGTACGGCAGGCCATTGAGGAGCTGGAGGGAGCAGCAGAGCCAGAGGAAGAG GAGGCAGTGGGAATGCCCAAGCCCCTGCAGAAGGTGCTGGCAGATCCCCGGCTGACGGCACTGCAGAGGGATGGGGGGGCCATCCTGATGAGGCTGCGCTCCACTCACAGCAGCAA ACTGGAGGGCCAAGGCCCAGCTACACTGTATCAGGAAGTGGACGAGGCCATTCACCAGCTCGTGCGCCTCTCCAACCTACACGTGCAGCATCAAGAGCAGCGGCAGTGCCTGCGGCGACTCCAGCAG GTGTTGCAGTGGCTCTCGGGCCCAGGGGAGGAACAGCTGGCAAGCTTTGCTGTGCCCGGGGACACCTTGTCTGCCCTGCAGGAGACAGAGCTGCGATTCCGGGCTTTCAGCGCTGAGGTCCAG GAGCGCCTGGCCCAGGCACGGGAGGCCCTGGCTCTGGAGGAGAATGCCACCTCCCAGAAGGTGCTGGATATCTTTGAACAGCGGCTGGAACAGGTTGAGAGTGGCCTCCATCGGGCCCTGCGGCTACAGCGCTTCTTCCAGCAG GCACATGAATGGGTAGATGAGGGCTTTGCTCGACTGGCAGGAGCTGGGCCGGGTCGGGAGGCTGTGCTGGCTGCACTGGCCCTGCGGCGGGCCCCAGAGCCCAGTGCCGGCACCTTCCAGGAGATGCGGGCCCTGGCCCTGGACCTGGGCAACCCAGCAGCCCTGCGAGAATGGGGCCGCTGCCGGGCCCGCTGCCAAGAGCTGGAGAGGAGGATTCAGCAACACCTGGGAGAGGAGGCGAGCCCACGGGGCTACCGACGACGGCGGGCAGACAGTGCCAGCAGTGGAGGGGCCCAGTGGGGCCCCCACAGCCCCTCACCCAGCCTCAGCTCCTTGCTGCTCCCCAGCAGCCCTGGGCCACGGGCAGCCCCATCCCATTGCTCCTTGGCCCCATGTGGAGAGGACTATGAGGAGGAAGGCCCTGAGCTGGCTCCAGAAGCAGAGGGCAGGCCCCCACGGGCTGTGCTGATTCGAGGCCTGGAGGTCACCAGCACTGAGGTGGTAGACAGGACGTGCTCACCGCGGGAACACGTGCTGCTGGGCCGGGCAGCGGGGCCAGACGGACCCTGGGGAGTAGGCACCCCCCGGATGGAGCGCAAGCGGAGCATCAG TGCCCAGCAGCGTCTGGTGTCTGAGCTGATTGCCTGTGAACAAGATTACGTGGCCACCTTGAGTGAACCAGTGCCACCCCCTGGGCCTGAGCTGACTCCTGAACTTCGGGGCACTTGGGCTGCTGCCCTGAGTGCCCGGGAAAGGCTTCGCAGCTTCCACCGGACACACTTTCTGCGGGAGCTTCAGGGCTGCGCCACCCACCCCCTACGCATTGGGGCCTGCTTCCTTCGCCAT GGGGACCAGTTCAGCCTTTATGCACAGTACGTGAAGCACCGACACAAACTGGAGAATGGTCTGGCTGTGCTCAGTCCCTCAAGCAAG GGCTCCATGGAGGCCGGACCTTACCTGCCCCGAGCCCTGCAACAGCCTCTGGAACAGCTGGCTCGGTATGGGCGGCTCCTGGAGGAGCTCCTGAGGGAAGCTGGGCCTGAGCTGAGTTCTGAGCGCCAGGCCCTTGGGGCTGCTGTACAGCTGCTTCGGGAACAAGAGGCCCGTGGCAGAGACCTGCTGGCTGTGGAGGCGGTGCGTGGCTGTGAG ATAGATCTGAAGGAGCAGGGACAGCTCTTGCATCGAGACCCCTTCACTGTCATCTGTGGCCGAAAGAAGTGCCTTCGCCATGTCTTTCTCTTTGAGCATCTCCTCCTGTTCAGCAAGCTCAAGGGCCCTGAAGGAGGGTCAGAGATGTTTGTTTACAAGCAGGCCTTTAAG ACTGCTGACATGGGGCTGACAGAAAACATCGGGGACAGCGGACTCTGCTTCGAGTTGTGGTTTCGGCGGCGGCGTGCACGAGAGGCATATACTCTGCAGGCAACCTCACCAGAGATCAAACTCAAGTGGACAAGTTCTATTGCCCAGCTGCTGTGGAGACAGGCAGCCCACAACAAGG AGCTCCGAGTGCAGCAGATGGTGTCCATGGGCATTGGGAATAAACCCTTCCTGGACATCAAAGCCCTTGGGGAGCGGACGCTGAGTGCCCTGCTCACTGGAAGAG CTTCCCCTTCAGCCCCAGAAACACTTGACTCTTCTGGAGATGTGTCCCCAGGACCAAGAAACAGCCCCAGCCTGCAACCCCCCAACCCTGGAAGCAGCACTCCCACCCTGGCCAGTCGAGGGATCTTAGGGCTATCTCGGCAG AGCCATGCTCGAGCCCTGAGTGACCCCACCACGCCTCTGTGA